Proteins from one Listeria innocua genomic window:
- a CDS encoding VOC family protein yields the protein MSFAVPYLVFNGEGQDALTFYADEFQAEITSVQRFKEMNNFDGDAVFGERLMHSRLAKNGEEFIYITDAPYDGFTIGNRVTILINFETEDDIKYAYEVLSATGKVEMELQVAFWGSTYAQVTDRFGVFWQLNFDKKS from the coding sequence ATGTCTTTTGCAGTTCCATACTTAGTTTTTAACGGAGAAGGTCAAGATGCGTTAACATTTTATGCGGATGAGTTTCAAGCTGAGATTACAAGCGTTCAGCGTTTTAAAGAGATGAACAATTTTGATGGCGATGCCGTTTTTGGTGAGCGATTGATGCATAGTCGTTTAGCAAAAAACGGAGAAGAATTTATTTATATTACCGATGCGCCTTATGATGGTTTTACAATTGGTAATCGGGTGACAATCCTGATTAATTTTGAAACAGAGGATGATATTAAGTACGCCTATGAAGTTTTAAGTGCTACGGGTAAAGTGGAGATGGAGTTGCAAGTGGCATTCTGGGGTTCGACTTATGCGCAGGTGACGGACCGGTTTGGGGTGTTTTGGCAGCTTAATTTTGATAAAAAAAGTTGA